DNA from Roseimicrobium sp. ORNL1:
ATTTCATGATCAGCGCATCTCGAAAGTCGTGGTCGGCGGGCAACACGCGCACATCCTCTACGATAGGAGCCTGCACAGGAAAAGGGACCGTCTGTTGTCGGACTTTGGCTTTCGTCATTTCGACGCGACACGGGATTCACGAGAGCTCCTGAAGCGCGCAGATGCAGCCCTGGAAGAGGAGCGTGGGTGTCCGCTGGAATACAGTTCCTCCGACGTCCTGCTGAATGAAGAACTGCTTTACATTCCCTTCCCGTTCCTTTCCGTCGGCAGTTCAGGGTACCTGGTGGACCGCAAGACCTTTCATGCCGAATCGCTGGGTTCCGCGTTCGACGTCGCTATTCACGTGTGGGCGCACTACCGTGGCTTTGCGAAGGGACTCACGGGAGATGAACGCGGCAATGATTTGGTCATCACGGCTGTGCGCGACTGGCGTGCGACGGAGAATCTGTTTCGCAACATCTTCGGAGGCAAAGCGTGGAAGGAGTTCCTTCCAGGATTGAAGAACCTGCCCTTCAGAATTTGCAATGTCGACCTGTACCGGGAAAGGGACAACCTCTGGAAAGCAGAACTGCGTGGGTGGTTCCGCTTTGAGATCACGCCACCAACGGTGACCAACGAGGATGCTGACGAAAATGCATCGTAGCCTGCGACCACCGATTCCCATGGGTTTCTGGCAGACCACGCAATGGAATGGCACTGGGCGTGGTCACGTGCATTGGATTCAACACAGAGACACGGAGACGCAGAGGAACTTCGGAGACTGAATTGAAACTGAGATCGAAGCTGAAACTGCCTCCCCTCAATGCAAGCGGGAGCTCTACTGTATTTCTCAGTCTCTGTGCGCTCTGCGTCTCTGTGTTGAATCCAATGCACGTGACCACACCCACTCCCCCCTAGCTCGCCCGCTTCTTCGACTTGTCCAGCATGCGGAAGTCCTGGTCACCCACGGCGAGCAGGGTATCCGCCGCGATGCTGTGCATGAGGAAGACATTCGCGCCAATAGTGCTGCGCGCGCCGATGGTGGTATCGCCACCAAGGACGGTCACGTTGGGATAGATGGTCACGTGGTCCTCGACATTCGGGTGACGCTTGATGCCCTTCACGGGATTGCCCTTTTCATCCTTGGCAAAGCTGCGCGCACCAAGGGTGACGCCGTGGTAGAGCTTCACGTGATGGCCAATGACACACGTCTCGCCGATGACGACGCCGGTGCCGTGGTCGATGAAGAAATGCGTGCCAATCTGCGCGCCGGGGTGGATATCGATGCCGGTGCGGCTATGCACCCACTCCGTCATCATGCGCGGGATGAGCGGTACGCCCATCTTGTAGAGCTCATGCGCGGCGCGCTGGATGGCGATGGCCTCCAGTCCGGGATAGGCGAGGATGA
Protein-coding regions in this window:
- the epsC gene encoding serine O-acetyltransferase EpsC codes for the protein MDCRQEEIVTGLLKSYQEIGGINHFDGTNLPSKHVIAILCDDLLHLLFPGFYSEEAVSADELPLAANELVANVRSQLSEEIAHSLRYKNGDGSGSKALAQDYCCKFLSKLPEVRCVLQTDVEAAYEGDPAAKSYEEIILAYPGLEAIAIQRAAHELYKMGVPLIPRMMTEWVHSRTGIDIHPGAQIGTHFFIDHGTGVVIGETCVIGHHVKLYHGVTLGARSFAKDEKGNPVKGIKRHPNVEDHVTIYPNVTVLGGDTTIGARSTIGANVFLMHSIAADTLLAVGDQDFRMLDKSKKRAS